TACACCTACCGCGTGACCGAAGACAGGATGAGCCGCGAACTGGAGGGCGCGTATCGCCCCGGGCACTTTGACGGCGTGCTGACCGTGGTGCTCAAGCTGCTTAACACGGTTCAGGCGACGCGCGCCTATTTCGGCGAGAAGGACTGGCAGCAACTGCGACTGGTCGAGGGCATGGCGCGTGCGCTTTTGCTGGGGGTGGAGATCGTGCCCTGCCCGACGGTGCGCGATCCCGACGGCCTTGCCCTGAGCTCGCGCAACCGTAGGCTCTCGCATCCGGCTCGGATGCGCGCCGCGCAATTTCCCGCGATCCTGCGGGAGGCCGACAGCGCGGCGGGTGCTGTCGCGGCGCTCGAAGCGGCGGGCTTCGGTGTCGACTATGTGGAGGATCGCGAAGGCATGCGCCTCGGCGCTGTTCGCATCGAAAACGTGAGGCTCATCGACAATGTCCGCCTCTGATCAAAACTGCGACAGACCGGCGGCAGCGGCCGCAACGCCGCCGGCCAGCCATGTTGCCACTCGCGCGGGCATTTCAGCAAACCGTCCCGCTCAGCTCCTGATCGTTTTCACCGGCTCCATCGCGGCCTACAAGGGCTGCG
This genomic window from Opitutaceae bacterium contains:
- the panC gene encoding pantoate--beta-alanine ligase, translating into MRVHLSLKEWRAVRDGADYAGRSLGFVPTMGALHAGHRSLAARARAENDRVVLSIFVNPTQFNDPSDLAKYPRTLEADLALAAGLVDDVIVPPVAELYPDGYTYRVTEDRMSRELEGAYRPGHFDGVLTVVLKLLNTVQATRAYFGEKDWQQLRLVEGMARALLLGVEIVPCPTVRDPDGLALSSRNRRLSHPARMRAAQFPAILREADSAAGAVAALEAAGFGVDYVEDREGMRLGAVRIENVRLIDNVRL